Sequence from the Deltaproteobacteria bacterium genome:
GAGTTCGGAGTTGGAGGTAAGGGAGGCCGGTAAGGTGAGGGTCTGATCCAAAAAGCCGATGACTTCGTAAAAGGCGCATCGAACCAATCCATCGGGCGATTCAAATCCATTACCCCCCAAAGAACCGGTCCAGTCTCCCACGGCAATGGTTCCAAAGCGATGGAGATTTTTAACGGCGGTTTGAATGGCCGAAAGCCGCTCAACTTCCGTCAACGATTCCCTGATGGCCAATAAGCCCCTGACCCAGGATAAAAAACCCAGTCCGGGGTTTAAACGTCCTTTTAAGGCCGAAAGTTCCAGATGGGTATGGGCATTGATTAAGGCCGGGAAAATGACCCCGTCCCCCAAATCGGTAAGCTTTCCTTGATCCTTGACCCTTCTGTTATCCCCGACAGAGATTATTTTTCCCTGAGAAACAGTCACCACCCCGTTTTCTATTGGAGGGGATTCGACCGGATAAACCCAACGGGCCTTATAAAAAATAATATCTGTTTCCATGGTAGAGATTTAAAGTTTTTTACTCCGCAATCCGCAATCCGAAATCCGCATTGCCTTATTTGATCCAGGTCCGAAAATCCGGGCCGATGTCCCCCCGTTCCTTGTAGCGCTGCATGGACTGACGGCAGAAACAGTTCCCAGGGCTTTTGTGGACTTTGGAAAGGATGGAAAGGATCAACCCGGGGAAGGCCTCTTCGACCCTTTTGACCAAAGCCATTTCTTCGGGAGAAGAAAGCCCTTCAAAGAGGACCCCGGGCTGATAGGGCCGGTCCAACATCCCTTCGGCGAAATTAACAGGATAACAGAGGGCCCCGTAACACATTTCCAATTCCCTGGCCAAAAAAGTTTCCGGGGCCAGGTTCATACCGATCAAATCCCCGCCGAAGAGTCTGAATTTGCGTATTTCCGCCGGTGTCTCCATCCGGGGGCCTTCAACGGAGACATAAATCCCGGTACGATGCAACCGGAAGGAGGATTTCTCTAAAGAGTCGGCCATCTTATTATTGAGATCCGGACAAAAAACCGGGTTCTGGCGGATAACCCCGATCCCCTTTCCCTCAAAAAAGGTTCCGGGACCGGAACGGGTTTCATCAATCAGATCATCGACCAGGCAAAGGTCCCCTGGAGCAAAAGCGGGGTTCAGAGATCCCGGCGCCGACCAGGAAAGGATGCGGCCGACTCCCGCTTCTTTCAAGGCCCAGATGTTGGCCCGATCATTGACAAAAGGGGCGGACAGGCTGTAGCCCTCTTCGCCATGCCGGGAAAGGACCACGAAAGGGATGTCCTGATAACGAAGAAAATGAAGGGGAGCACTTTGGCCAAAAGGGGTTTCCAGCCGCAGGGCCTTTTCTTCCCAGGCCCCGGAAGCGATGAGCGGTTTATGGGCCCCGACCCGGGCAATGATGGCTAATTCCGGCATTTTTGTTCGACCTTGTTATAAAAAGTATCCCGCTGACAGGGCTCAAAACCGGCCGTCTCAATCAACCGTCTCATCTCGGGCAAAGAAAGGCGGTGGGCCACTCCGGTAGCGGCCACCACGTTTTCTTCGATCATAGTGCTGCCCAGGTCATTAGCCCCGAAATAAAGGGCCACCTGGGCCACTTTCGGCCCCTGAGTCACCCAGGAGGCCTGGATATTAGGGACATTGTCCAGAACCAGGCGCGACAAGGCCAGCATCCGCAAATATTCCACCCCTTTGGCCTCCGTTAAGGGGAGTTCCGTATGCCCCGGTTGAAAGGTCCAGGGGATAAAGGCCGTAAACCCGCCGGTCCGGTCCTGAAGATCCCTGATGGCGAACAGGTGATCGATGCGTTCTTCCACGGTTTCTATATGTCCGAACATCATGGTGGCCGTGGTCTTCA
This genomic interval carries:
- a CDS encoding MTAP family purine nucleoside phosphorylase, producing the protein MPELAIIARVGAHKPLIASGAWEEKALRLETPFGQSAPLHFLRYQDIPFVVLSRHGEEGYSLSAPFVNDRANIWALKEAGVGRILSWSAPGSLNPAFAPGDLCLVDDLIDETRSGPGTFFEGKGIGVIRQNPVFCPDLNNKMADSLEKSSFRLHRTGIYVSVEGPRMETPAEIRKFRLFGGDLIGMNLAPETFLARELEMCYGALCYPVNFAEGMLDRPYQPGVLFEGLSSPEEMALVKRVEEAFPGLILSILSKVHKSPGNCFCRQSMQRYKERGDIGPDFRTWIK